In Dromaius novaehollandiae isolate bDroNov1 unplaced genomic scaffold, bDroNov1.hap1 HAP1_SCAFFOLD_32, whole genome shotgun sequence, one DNA window encodes the following:
- the LOC135326609 gene encoding proteasome subunit beta type-4-like, translating into MEVWEARAPPPFWAGGPAPGEIYSPGGPPAAAGVHPLTRTLTPMVTGTSVLGVKFNGGVIIAADTLGSYGSLARFRNLSRLLKVNDTTMLGASGDYADFQYLKQIIDQMVIDEELLGDGHSYSPKAIHSWLTRVMYNRRSKINPLWNTVVIGGYYNGESFLGYVDMLGVAYEAPTLATGYGAYLAQPLMREVLEKKPSLMKEEARDLIERCMKILYYRDARSFNRYEVAIATEKGVEVEGPLTLEANWDIAHLVSGFE; encoded by the exons ATGGAGGTGTGGGaagcgcgggcgccgccgccgttctgggccgggggcccggccccgggggagaTCTACAGCCCCGGCGGGCCCCCGGCTGCCGCCGGCGTCCATCCCCTCACCAGGACGCT GACCCCCATGGTGACGGGCACCTCTGTGCTGGGCGTGAAGTTCAACGGCGGGGTGatcattgctgcagacaccctggGCTCCTACGGCTCCCTTGCCCGCTTCCGCAACCTTTCCAGGCTCCTGAAGGTGAACGACACCACCATGCTGGGGGCGTCCGGGGACTATGCCGACTTCCAGTACCTCAAGCAGATCATTGACCAGATGGT AATCGATGAGGAGCTGTTGGGAGATGGTCACAGTTACAGTCCGAAAGCCATTCACTCCTGGCTGACGAGAGTCATGTACAACCGGAGATCCAAGATAAATCCGCTCTGGAACACTGTTGTCATTGGAGGCTATTACAATGGCGAGAG TTTCCTAGGTTATGTTGACATGCTTGGTGTGGCCTACGAAGCCCCTACGCTTGCTACAGGCTATGGAGCGTACCTGGCTCAG ccGCTGATGAGAGAAGTCTTGGAGAAGAAACCCAGCCTGATGAAGGAGGAGGCCCGTGACCTGATTGAGCGGTGCATGAAAATCTTGTATTACAGAGATGCCCGATCATTCAACAGA TATGAAGTTGCTATTGCAACGGAGAAAGGAGTGGAAGTGGAAGGACCTTTGACGCTGGAAGCCAACTGGGACATAGCACACCTTGTCAG TGGCTTTGAGTGA